One Artemia franciscana chromosome 7, ASM3288406v1, whole genome shotgun sequence DNA segment encodes these proteins:
- the LOC136029502 gene encoding uncharacterized protein LOC136029502 codes for MSGKLSRKRAQIPATPPQKTSDDESKKRSSKINRPSQENKEDLEKYPCHSTPMSSQQMQGYMDTEIIWGESVSPLVNRIHSGARRIPSCSSPGDNSPPVARRPRNLELLTSPVIQFKEKEKKAKSYKSSSPNPLEILEELVATLKKGSEKIEDNEGNVNVVVQECDKTAIYNDDALSTSEDLLLTQALDEVENGLFRPISPVLSQVSETPKSSRRMTRLRKVSPGLQKSSLVIGLRNDSNLTQKFYNAENQSSKTTIEANPTVLPCNSKCEVVPPSMDSVKKVVQCYSFKTKSLVCPQSETAKRMLNPMADREGNLNAERDKISIQGPRTSESKAVAATLSTARKVVQSFSFKMKAATSSQEDATKKETKQLESKKTESRTSFPSNNLSINKESLRLSGFSKAESGQVRKSEPHKLNDSKSNCNWKRWSSMPNTSRVEVFEDDEEFEFLISEIKSDEELLRASASQPPAQRPKSWNATFEEDFDAELLEAVEKVEADIFKSKR; via the exons ATGTCTGGAAAACTTTCCAGAAAGAGGGCCCAGATTCCTGCTACACCTCCACAGAAAACTAGTGATGATGAAA GTAAGAAAAGGAGCTCAAAGATAAATCGTCCAAGTCAAGAAAATAAGgaagatttggaaaaatatccCTGTCATTCTACACCAATGTCCAGTCAACAAATGCAAGGATACATGGATACTGAGATCATTTGGGGTGAAAGCGTTTCTCCTTTAGTTAATCGAATTCATAGTGGAGCTCGTA ggattcCTAGTTGCTCTTCTCCTGGAGACAATAGCCCCCCAGTGGCTCGACGACCAAGAAACCTTGAGCTTCTTACTTCACCTGTGATTCAGttcaaagaaaaagagaaaaaagccaAAAGCTATAAAAGCTCGAGCCCAAATCCCTTGGAAATATTGGAAGAGCTTGTAGCGACTCTAAAAAAGGGCTCTGAAAAAA TTGAAGATAATGAAGGTAACGTCAATGTTGTCGTTCAAGAATGTGATAAAACTGCCATCTATAACGACGATGCACTAAGCACTTCCGAAGATCTGCTTTTAACTCAAGCCTTAGACGAAGTTGAGAATGGGCTGTTTCGACCTATTAGCCCAGTTCTCAGCCAAGTGTCAGAAACACCAAAATCTTCTAGAAGAATGACTAGATTACGAAAAGTCTCTCCTGGGCTTCAGAAGTCCAGCTTGGTAATAGGTCTTAGAAATGATTCTAACCTGACTCAAAAGTTTTATAATGCAGAGAATCAGTCTAGTAAAACAACTATTGAAGCAAATCCTACCGTTCTTCCCTGTAACAGTAAATGTGAAGTTGTACCTCCTTCCATGGATTCAGTCAAAAAAGTTGTTCAGTGTTATTCATTCAAAACAAAGTCCCTTGTTTGTCCACAATCTGAAACCGCAAAGCGGATGCTGAATCCAATGGCAGATCGAGAAGGTAACTTAAATGCTGAACGAGACAAAATCTCTATTCAAGGCCCTCGTACCAGTGAATCTAAAGCTGTAGCTGCAACACTAAGTACAGCAAGAAAGGTTGTTCagtctttttcatttaaaatgaaagctgcTACTTCTTCTCAAGAAGATGCTACGAAGAAAGAGACGAAGCAGCTTGAAAGCAAGAAAACAGAATCAAGAACTTCATTCCCTAGTAATAACCTTTCCATTAACAAAGAAAGTTTGAGACTGAGTGGTTTCAGTAAAGCTGAATCTGGACAAGTCCGTAAAAGTGAACCGCATAAACTGAATGACAGCAAAAGTAATTGTAATTGGAAACGCTGGTCAAGTATGCCAAATACGTCCAGAGTTGAAGTTTTCGAAGACGACGAAGAATTTGAGTTTCTTATAAGTGAGATTAAAAGTGATGAAGAATTGCTAAGGGCCTCTGCAAGCCAGCCACCTGCACAGAGACcaa AATCTTGGAATGCAACTTTTGAAGAGGATTTCGATGCTGAGCTTCTTGAAGCCGTGGAAAAAGTTGAAG cAGACATTTTCAAGTCTAAAAGATGA